The DNA window taaaatttttctttcatttgcaGTAGAATTTCTAGCAAAATATTTCATTTGCAAAACCATAAAAagctttcaaaaataaaaatataactctGTTAAACAATAAAGAAATGTTTTTAAACAGTAAATGTTAACTCCGATGTAATTTGACCTTATATGATTTGCTTTAACAGTGTAGGATCTAATTTGATCCATAAGGACTAATTTTATCCAATCTCTATAATAGAGTGACCCTATAGAAAAAAACattgaacttctcaataaaaCTCAAGTGTTCTAATAAATTTCAATACCCGGAGAAGCAAAACAACAAACAACTAACATGCAACATTCAACAAACAAGGATTTCACAACTTCTTCGCAGCAAGATTGAAGTACTAACCTATGCCTCAATCTTGCAATCTCAAACTCGATCTCTTGAGCTTCGGTGTCAAGAAAATACTCGATCGTCTCCTCAGCAGTACCGGGTAATTCCCTGGACTAATAATGAAACCACcagaagaagaaaacaaaatttaaaacatccaaaataaaaccaactgaataaattgcaaaaataaaaataaagaaaactagtATACTTGGCGAAGAGCTTGGCGACGTTCCTTCTCTTCACGTAAATGTTGCTCAAATGCTTCTCGAGCCTCTGCGTCCTTCTCTAGCCGCCTTTTGAATTCAAGACGAGCTAAGTGTCCTGTCCCCGGCTTTCCTAAAATACCTTCTGGGTCCTTCCTTAGgtttaaaaaacaaagaaaaagaaaaagaattgatTTCAATCCAAAGATTCAATTGTTTATCAAACCGTaaccaaagaagaagaagaagaagaaagttcAAGTTCTTTACCCATTGGACGCAGGAGATGTTGAGCTTGAAGTGGGTTCGTTTTGTTTTTGTCGAAAAGAAGGTGTTGGCGGCGGGGGCGGAGGAGGCGATGCCAATTGAGAGAGTGGCCATTGTTAATGGCACTTTGATAGAAGCTTCTTTTTACTGCGTCTGGTTTTCTTTTTGGGGGTTCTTTGAAGATGTGTTGATGGCGTCTTATCCGTTAGAATTAGTgcatttataatttttcttttcttttttgcagtTCAGTTATGGTGGATTTGTTGGGTAGTGGCGGGAGCAAATGGATTTGGTCTTTGGACGGTATGGGTTTTTCAGCTCTCTCTTCACCATTAACGAGGGATCGTTGCATTTGGGCTATGATTAACGATCTAGAGCAGCATTGGGCCTTCCGTTTATTTTTTGGGCAAACTTTATAATTAGCCACCCAATTATTAGtgtgtttctattttggtcatcaaattagagaaaattttaatttcatcactaatgttttagattttttttttggtcactcTTTGTTAAACGGTTAACATAAGTGATTCCTTCGCCTTTTTTCTAActagtataataacacatttaatcttcaatatttacatattctatcaatttgattctaattctaaataatttaataaatttaactcttttcaTTTAACAACTcaaataatttaatccttaaacacaCAAAATTAAATGGTTACCACACCATAAATAATGAGAACCTTGGCAGTTGACACAGATAAACTCTGACACAAAGCTTATAAGTTATAACTTTACAAGATTCCAATGTAACAATGtggagagttaaatttattattttttataatatattttgcacctttttataatataaaataatgatttgatcatatttatctttaattataagttaaggataaaaataactcatttatatgactaaatttattaaattatttaaaattaaaattaaattgataatatatagacattagattaaatttattattatattagttaaaAAAACCCTCGCTAGTCGCTAACCATTTTTCAATGATGTACTGCTGAGGTCAGCACAAACAGATCCTTTTTGAAATTATTGGAGTTCCGGTCCAGCCCGGACATCTTTACTATTAATTACAGAAACAGGTGAAATAGggattttgttttcattttaagcCAAAACTTAGCAGCTAAGGAAAATCAAAACAACGAGGAGTCTAATTGAATTTCACAAACCCCCAAAATGGCTAACCTCATGATCATGGCGGTTCTCCTGGTTGCGGTGTCGACGGCGGCAACCGTTACGGACGCGCAAGCAACTTGTGCGGCAAAGCTAGTGTCTTGTTCTCGTTACATCCTAAACACCACCATCAAACCTCAAGATGACTGTTGTAACCCGATCAAGGAAGAGGTAACCAACGATCTTTCCTGCCTTTGTAACCTCTACAAAGACCCTAAAGTTTTTGCTTCTTTGAACATCTCCACCGCGCAAGCTCTCAATGTCACTCGTGAATGCGGCGTCACTACTGATCTAACCGCTTGCAACAGCAACAGTAAGTTTCTAATTACTCATATATACaatttgatttgatgaaaatttggtttgaatttaaaaaaaaaccattttatttatttgtatttttccGTTTGCTCTAAGTGAAGTCTTTGTTCAAAAGCTGTTCATCTCTGTATTCTAATTTCTTCTATAATTTCGATTAATAAATTAattgctctctctctctctctctgtcttCTCCTTTCTGCAGGCACTTCTACAAGCTCTGCTACATCCCCACCAGGTAACAAAATTATAAGATTAAATAAGAATTAAGTGTGCTTATTTGCATAAATGAACTAGATTTTGCTAATAGATTTCAAATatcgaataatatttaaatttaaaaaattaaaatccaaaaaagaatctgaataatattaaatattaaatatttattttgttctttttttatttctatcaGCAGAAAACATGTGAATGAAACCCTAGTAGCTAGTAGCTactactaaaaatttatttttactttaatttagtttttattttattttggggcCACATACTTGAAGTTATCATAAATGTCAATAAGACGGGCTGGTGGTGATGCCATTGTCAGCTGGACTTTGAATTTTTTGCTTTATGTGGTTCTCAAAGTTAACTTGAAAACTATAGAAAATAAGTGATTTTCATTAATGTCTAACTGCTTAGTGGAACCAAACAATGctgtattataatattttgatagaagaatttataattaatacaaaaattaCAGATCGAATTAAATTGCAATATAAAAATCGAATCATTTTTCTTACGAATCCATGTAAGTGTAATATCATAATtcgtaatatttattttttgatacaatgcttaAAACTACTCATAGCTTTTCTCAAACTCTTAAATAGGAATATAATGCACTTCAATGCATTCGAACCCACCTTTTTTTTTATAGGCAATAATGTTGATACTAactgagttaagactcaatcggcctCAAACTCGATATTTTAACTAAGAAAAAATGtaataatactaatttaaatGATACAAGTGGAGCGAAGTTGAGTTGAGTTGAGTAAACTTTTATTTATAGTCGAGTCCCTCAAGTTATGTAAATCTATTTGCATCAACTACTAATAGTTAATTTAAACTCTCTCTAATTTCTATacattagaatttaaattaatattaatctGGTAAGTTGATTGAACCAATTTACTTCAAAGAATTACGGGCATTTGTGTATTGGGCATAACACATCCGCTTGTACAATATGAGATTGGGTTcgaatttagttttgtttttattaatatcataataattttgttaatatttttataggAGGACGATCTGCAGATCAAAATGGAGGTGCTGACAGGATATCATTGACTGGAGTTACCATCGTATTCTTTTTTTCCATCTCTATGGCACTGTGATGAAGCGTTATATATCAACTAGTTTTGTCATTATATCTTTAGAGATTACgaattcaaaattatatttttagagattaaaatttgaaataaatttaaatctgATTTAAGTCAGTTGCGTAAATGAAGTTGTATCTTTGGTGTTTGGTGTTATACATGGTTATTGGTCAGTGTTGGTTATTATATCAATCCTGTGgtattaatctatttaataatacgtactcatatatttataataatgtccatattaattaagatttaattgatttcttttttcttttaaatgcgtattagatatttgaatttattaattaataaaataaaaatatggaaccgaataataattaaattttgaatagatcaaactaatttcaataattaaaaagGCCATTTGAATTCTAAAAAGTAGCAGcaccagaaaaaaaaaagtgcaGATAAATATGGGGTTCAAATTTTAATTCCTTTATCTTATTATTCCAACAACAAACTGTATAATTCCAATGTGAGACCAACAAAATCAATCACAAAAGAAGTTAAGCCAGCCGAGACAATAAGTAATCAGCTAATTACAAACAAGTACAACTACATCTGTTTTTCAATGCAGATAAGTATCAAGAGCACATCGCCTTCTCCAATAGTTCCTGCAATTCCCCATTTTTATATGCTTCTGTACGTAAAAAGGAAAGGATTCATTAAAAATACTTACAAAACACAATGTTAGAAACTACTCTTAAAATGAGAAAGTAACAATGTACACAATCCATGAATTGATCATCGATGCTATATATAACAAACATTAGGAAAAGTATCATGGAAGTCCttgtattaagagttagattgtattttatcgctctactcaaaaaatagacaaattaatctCAATAGGTTAGGTAAAAAAGGAAATTGatctttttttgttaaaaattgacaTGACTGACCAAAAACCAAAATGACCAATTGGCTCCTTGATTTATcgtacaatgactaatttactcattttttgaacAGAGGCTAGAAAATGCAATCCGACTCGTAGTACAAGAGCTTCTATGGTTCTTTTACCAATCAATTGCCTAAAACCAGATTTatttggtaaaagtaccatgaaggccCTTATATtaggagttggattgcatttaccttttttactcaacaaatgagcaaattagtctctatatatTAGAGCAAATTACCTTTTTTACTCCATCCATTTTTacattacaaattagtccctaaatggataaaaattttaacagaaaagactagtttgctttttgatctatcatacaaggactaatttgcccattttaaAAGTAAAGGAAATAAAATGCAATCTGATTTTTTGTACAATGGCCTCATAACAaagcctccatggtacttttatcaatttatttacatatgaaagtgagtttttttttttaatactaaaaaaaatagcAAAGTGAAATTAACAAGAAGCTTACCAACAGTGATATCGCAACCACCAAAAAACTCTCCTTCGATATAAAGTTGAGGAAAGGTAGGCCAACTGGAATACTCCTTCAGACCCATACGTAGCATTTCGTTCTCTAATATGTTTATGGTTTCAAAAGGAACGTTCAAAGAATTCAAAATCTGCACTACCGTATTTGAAAACCCACACTGTGGGAAGTCCTTAGTTCCTTTCATGAAAAGAACCACCTTGTTTGATGTCACCACTTTATCCAATGTATTCTTTAGCTGAGGAGTTAAGGCTGCACATACAAAACTTCTTTTTGTTAATAAAATCATCCATGATTACACTTAATACAATGTAAGTGCTTCATTAGTATCTAAACAAGGTTATTACATATCATAGCCTACATTAATTTATCCTAATCCCAAATATATTTGACTTATGAGCTGATACTATTAATCTCCTTTCATCACAAGTATGCAACAAGCATGTCTAAAGTGAACACAACAATATAAGGGCTATCGTTACCCTAAGGCACCTGGAAGTCAAGAAAAACAAATGGGTATCTTTT is part of the Gossypium hirsutum isolate 1008001.06 chromosome D11, Gossypium_hirsutum_v2.1, whole genome shotgun sequence genome and encodes:
- the LOC107904507 gene encoding non-specific lipid transfer protein GPI-anchored 7, whose translation is MANLMIMAVLLVAVSTAATVTDAQATCAAKLVSCSRYILNTTIKPQDDCCNPIKEEVTNDLSCLCNLYKDPKVFASLNISTAQALNVTRECGVTTDLTACNSNSTSTSSATSPPGGRSADQNGGADRISLTGVTIVFFFSISMAL
- the LOC107904506 gene encoding monothiol glutaredoxin-S14, chloroplastic, with protein sequence MALRCVMAVSSPCSPATDAVGRKVFFSKTLSQSHRTFTFPLYSTNRSSTARIARFRCFSSALTPQLKNTLDKVVTSNKVVLFMKGTKDFPQCGFSNTVVQILNSLNVPFETINILENEMLRMGLKEYSSWPTFPQLYIEGEFFGGCDITVEAYKNGELQELLEKAMCS